The genomic stretch ATATCAACATGCATACAAATTAGGCTGAAAAGATTGCTTCTCTAACATTTCCTTTATTTCACATAGCAATCAATCATCGGGCTTCCATTGCTAAAATAGTTACACTATTTTTTGAGCAATTTCCTGAACTGTCAACTGTTGAATTTTTGTCCATCAAATTTTGGCCTATGGAAAACGCTGGTTGCTTAGGTGTAAGTACAGGTGCATGTTCATTGCTAATCATTCAGATTGAATTGATAGCTGAGCACAAAGACTTCGGGAGAAGAAATAAGGACATAACATAAGTTGGGATAGCATTTGCCACTGATTTAATTAAAGTGGTTCTTGCTGCTTGAGACAAGAGTCTTGCTTTCCAACCTGAGAATTTAGCAAAAATCCTATCTTTGAGATCAATGAAGGAGTCTTGCTTCTTACTATGCAAGAAAAGAGGGATCCCCAGATATTTTCCTTGGGCAGGAATTTGGGCCAAGTTCAAAATCCCATTAATAGAAGATTTACGGCTAAGGGAGCAGTTTTTGCTGAAAAGAACTGCAGATTTAGCCAAGTTGATGTGCTGTCCAGACCAAGCAGAATAAGTGTTGAGACAATTTAGAATCACCTGAGCTTCAGAGACATTAGctttagaaaaaataatcacatcatctgcaaacaaaagatgagaaATAGGAGGGCACATTCTAACCATTTTTATACCATGAAGAAGacccaaattctcctctctctcaattAATCTAGAAAGAATCTCAGACCCCATAATaaagagaaatggagagagaggaTCTCCTTGACGCAGTCCACGGGAAGGAGAGAAATTACCGAAAGGAGCACCATCAAGTAGAATAGAGAAAGAAGAGGTAGTGATGCATTGATGGATCCATTGTACCCAAGTAGGATGAAACCCCAACAGGTTTAAAATCTTCAACAGAAAATCCCACTCCATAGAATCAAAAGCTTTAGCCATATCCAACTTCAAAGCCATTAAGCCtccatttcctttcttttgcttCATAGTATGAAATAGTTCATGAGCAAGAATAGTATTGTCATGAATAGATCTACCTTTCAAAAAAGCCGATTGAGTAGGAGAAATGATCTTATGCAAAATAGGCTTAAATCTATTAGATAAGATTTTTGAGATGATcttataattgaaatttgtaaGACTAATAGGCCTAAATTGATGCACAAACTGAGGGTTATCCACCTTAGGAATGAGAGCAATATTTGTATGATTGAATTCCTTGAGTAAAAAACCACCCTAAAGAAGGATTGAACTGAAGAAATCACACTTCCTTTCACAATAGGCCAAtaggtcttataaaataaaccaGTCATACCATCCGGACCCGGGGCCTTATTAAGACCAAGATCAGAAATTACAGAAAAAATTTCAAGCTCATCAGGAATAACACAGAGTCTACCATTTTCCTCCTCTGTAACTACCCTACCAACCAACTCAGAGAGACTACTATCTAAAACAGGATTAGTAGTAGTAAATTGAGAGCTAAAATGTTGCACCAAATAATTCCCAATATTCGTTCTACCTTCAATAATAATACCATCCACAGTTTTTAGTCTAGAAACAGAATTATACCTGCGGCGACTCACTGTCGAGGCATGAAAAAATTTCGTATTGAGGTCAGTGCAGGTAAGCCACAACTCTCTAGATTTTTGCTTCCAAAGAATCTCCTCCCTCAAAAGCTGTTCCTGCAAGGCTTCCTGAAGAACCTGCTCTCTGGCCGCATTAGCAGAGGAATGAGGACTGGACTGGATCACACTAATATCAGCCATTAGTGATTTGATCTTCTGCTGAATATGCCCAAAATGGTGTTGATTCCAGAATTTCAGAGCACCCTTTGTATTCTTCCATTTCCTGCTCAAAGAAAAAGCAGGAGAGCCTTCAACTTCTCCCAACCAAGCCTCCGCCACAACTGCATGACTAGAATTATCCCTAGTCCAAAAAGCCTCAAACCTGAAAGGTTTAGGCAGATTTCGATAAGAACCTGTAGTAGAGATCAAAAGAGGGCAATGATCTGACTGAGTAGCAGGAAAATGGTTAATCAGACAGTTAGGAAAAAGATGCACCCAACTCTGGTTTGCCAAACCCCTATCCAGTCTCTCCCGAATATTAGCTCTGCCAATTCTACAATTACTCCAGGTAAATTTGTTACCCACAAAACCAAGATCCACCAAAGCATTATAATTGACGAAATCCACAAAATCATTGTGTGAAGAAGAGCCAAAAACACGGCCTCCACTCTTCTCCGAAGCAGATAAGATAGAGTTAAAATCGCCTAGCAAAAGCCAAGCACCACCAAAAGAATTCCCCAAAGACTCCAAGCAATGCCAAAATTCAGACCGTCTCTGACCATTAGGAGGGGCATACACTCCTGAAAACAGCCAAGGGCTATACTGAGGATCCGAGTACACAATACAAGAAATGTTGTTCTTGTCCAGTCTAACCGGTTCAATGTCCACACCACCTTTCCAAGACAAAAAAAGTCCACCTTGCAGACCAACGGGAGGAACTTCCAACCAGgcaaaaaaacccaaaccaatCAAAGAAGAACGAAAATGAGAAGAAGGCGTTTTAGTTTCAGAAAGAAAGATGAGATCAGGACGGTGAGACCTGATCAAAGCCCGAAGAGCACGAATTGTCGGACTACGAGCTAAACCCCGACAATTCCACGCCAACACCTTCATTGAGCGGGTGGGGGCAAGTTAAAGCCCGCCACCCCGGCTGCCAAAGAAATATCTAGAGAGGACCCAAGAAGAGCATCAGACTGATCATTCTGACCAACTTCATCTTCAAAGCAAGAAGAAGAACAGGagccaatttttgtttttttattggacTGGAATTTTGGGTAAGGATGGAAACGTTTTTTAGGAGAAGAGATAGAAGAAATACGGGCTGGTTTGTGATATGGTTGGGACAAAGGAAGAGAGGGACGAGACTCAATTTGAGGGAGTATAGTGTTTGTGGGAGTGAGAAAATCAGAACTGTTGGTGATAACCAAGTCAGTTGACTTGGGACATAAGTCTTTAGAATCCAACTGGGAGTTAggacaaaaagacaaaaggcTAGGGGATTCATTACCCATAGCAGTACTTAGAGAAGGGAGCCACGTGTTATC from Corylus avellana chromosome ca1, CavTom2PMs-1.0 encodes the following:
- the LOC132170396 gene encoding uncharacterized protein LOC132170396 encodes the protein MKVLAWNCRGLARSPTIRALRALIRSHRPDLIFLSETKTPSSHFRSSLIGLGFFAWLEVPPVGLQGGLFLSWKGGVDIEPVRLDKNNISCIVYSDPQYSPWLFSGVYAPPNGQRRSEFWHCLESLGNSFGGAWLLLGDFNSILSASEKSGGRVFGSSSHNDFVDFVNYNALVDLGFVGNKFTWSNCRIGRANIRERLDRGLANQSWVHLFPNCLINHFPATQSDHCPLLISTTGSYRNLPKPFRFEAFWTRDNSSHAVVAEAWLGEVEGSPAFSLSRKWKNTKGALKFWNQHHFGHIQQKIKSLMADISVIQSSPHSSANAAREQVLQEALQEQLLREEILWKQKSRELWLTCTDLNTKFFHASTVSRRRYNSVSRLKTVDGIIIEGRTNIGNYLVQHFSSQFTTTNPVLDSSLSELVGRVVTEEENGRLCVIPDELEIFSVISDLGLNKAPGPDGRSIHDNTILAHELFHTMKQKKGNGGLMALKLDMAKAFDSMEWDFLLKILNLLGFHPTWVQWIHQCITTSSFSILLDGAPFGNFSPSRGLRQGDPLSPFLFIMGSEILSRLIEREENLGLLHGIKMVRMCPPISHLLFADDVIIFSKANVSEAQVILNCLNTYSAWSGQHINLAKSAVLFSKNCSLSRKSSINGILNLAQIPAQGKYLGIPLFLHSKKQDSFIDLKDRIFAKFSGWKARLLSQAARTTLIKSVANAIPTYVMSLFLLPKSLCSAINSI